Proteins encoded in a region of the Solanum dulcamara chromosome 9, daSolDulc1.2, whole genome shotgun sequence genome:
- the LOC129903562 gene encoding uncharacterized protein LOC129903562, producing MHYYAKGQQSTRNSMDNREIEQHKQESTGASNRTNIVSNIHQEIQHKIMEKTKKRNNWHNAEHTNQSKSILREEGINKADKYKDHNINNKNQEKGTKQMTKRQEKQQKKSKEQSMKDRQKEHIDNESESEPESSQKDSQEGQQQNNTKEADGRKEHKVDTFGIEYSEEEDSNYDSATASDDNESDQYQSDNDSDEIVETTSEGPISHSQNDDISKALGDIAEKINLSPRGGASTKGGRTSSRGRGSKTNSENQNKPNKSKDTTTPKAK from the coding sequence atgcactactacgccaAAGGACAGCAATCTACAAGAAATAGTATGGATAATAGAGAAATTGAGCAGCACAAACAGGAAAGTACAGGGGCCTCTAATAGAACAAACATCGTGAGTAACATCCACCAGGAAATCCAACATAAGATCATGgagaaaacaaaaaagagaaacaaTTGGCATAATGCTGAACACACAAATCAGTCAAAGTCTATTCTCCGAGAAGAAGGGATCAACAAAGCGGACAAATACAAAGACCACAATATTAACAACAAAAATCAAGAGAAAGGTACCAAGCAAATGACCAAAAGacaagaaaaacaacaaaaaaagagtAAAGAACAAAGCATGAAGGATAGGCAAAAAGAACACATCGACAATGAATCTGAAAGTGAACCGGAATCTTCACAGAAGGATAGTCAGGAAGGTCAACAACAAAACAACACCAAGGAGGCAGATGGAAGAAAAGAACATAAAGTTGATACCTTTGGCATAGAATACTCTGAAGAGGAAGATTCTAACTATGATTCTGCTACTGCTTCCGATGATAATGAATCTGACCAGTACCAATCAGACAACGATAGTGATGAAATTGTTGAGACTACATCTGAGGGCCCTATTAGTCATTCTCAAAATGATGACATATCCAAGGCACTTGGAGATATCGCtgaaaaaataaatctctcCCCTAGAGGAGGAGCCTCAACCAAGGGTGGAAGAACCTCTTCTAGAGGTAGAGGAAGCAAAACCAACTCTGAAAATCAGAACAAGCCAAATAAGAGCAAAGACACAACAACACCAAAAGCTAAATGA